A portion of the Parasedimentitalea marina genome contains these proteins:
- a CDS encoding ABC transporter substrate-binding protein, whose translation MFLRKIAATTAFMGLMGSAAYAAGCGPEGQSIRILASDFPAIHAVVGAAQANCGAAAAEFKPNHTTEARQIMNAALTPNPAEYTSVIVANSTLTQLMNDGLVRPLNDLVEKYGEHIKPNQLITIDGKVMAIAFMANSQHLFARKDVLEEAGVGTIPATYEEVLSAAEKIRAAGIMDYPVTMNMKMGWNIGEMFNMVYLGHGGDLFKPGSAEPNVNNAQGIATLNMLKALTEYANPDILTYASNETQGAWEAGEAALGIMWGSRGSPILDDEGSTKEITSNTVLAAAPAVGGGSIPSATLWWDGITISANVSDEEAEATFAALASALTPELVAAHNDDAVWLLEGFKPGPAAAGVAATARGGAKPYPMIPYIGIMHGALGAELSDFLKGSESAEQALADVEAAYVTAAKEAGFLQ comes from the coding sequence ATGTTTCTTAGAAAAATCGCAGCTACTACAGCCTTTATGGGATTGATGGGCTCGGCGGCATACGCTGCTGGCTGCGGTCCCGAAGGGCAATCCATCCGCATCCTCGCCAGTGATTTCCCGGCAATTCACGCTGTTGTTGGTGCCGCTCAAGCCAACTGTGGCGCAGCGGCGGCAGAGTTTAAGCCAAACCACACCACCGAAGCGCGTCAGATCATGAATGCAGCGCTCACTCCGAACCCGGCAGAATACACATCAGTAATTGTCGCCAACTCGACACTGACACAGTTGATGAATGACGGTCTGGTCCGCCCACTGAACGATCTCGTTGAGAAATATGGCGAGCACATCAAACCGAACCAGCTGATCACTATCGATGGAAAAGTGATGGCCATTGCCTTCATGGCAAATTCGCAGCACCTTTTTGCGCGTAAGGACGTGCTTGAAGAAGCCGGTGTCGGGACAATCCCGGCCACTTACGAAGAAGTTCTGTCAGCTGCCGAAAAAATCCGCGCCGCTGGTATCATGGACTACCCGGTCACCATGAACATGAAGATGGGTTGGAACATCGGTGAGATGTTCAATATGGTTTATCTTGGCCACGGTGGCGACCTGTTCAAACCGGGTTCCGCTGAACCCAATGTGAACAATGCACAAGGCATTGCCACGCTGAACATGCTGAAGGCCCTGACGGAATACGCCAATCCCGACATTCTCACTTATGCGTCAAACGAAACACAGGGGGCCTGGGAAGCAGGTGAAGCAGCTTTGGGTATCATGTGGGGCTCTCGCGGTAGCCCAATCCTAGATGACGAAGGGTCGACCAAAGAGATCACTTCCAATACCGTTCTAGCTGCCGCACCAGCCGTTGGCGGTGGTTCGATCCCGTCTGCGACGTTGTGGTGGGATGGTATCACCATCTCGGCAAACGTCTCTGATGAAGAAGCAGAAGCAACCTTTGCCGCGCTGGCCAGTGCGCTGACACCGGAATTGGTTGCGGCGCACAATGACGACGCAGTCTGGCTGCTTGAAGGATTCAAGCCGGGTCCGGCAGCGGCAGGCGTAGCCGCTACCGCACGAGGTGGTGCCAAGCCTTATCCAATGATCCCCTATATCGGCATCATGCATGGCGCCCTGGGCGCTGAGCTGTCCGATTTCCTAAAAGGATCAGAAAGCGCTGAACAGGCCTTGGCAGATGTCGAAGCCGCTTACGTCACAGCTGCTAAAGAAGCTGGTTTCCTCCAGTAA
- a CDS encoding ABC transporter substrate-binding protein: MNKFIRIAAAGMMSLTFGAVAQADVTVKVAYDADPVSLDPHEQLSGGTLQFSHMSFDPLVRWTQDLQFEPRLAESWEQIDATTTRFHLRSGVKFHSGNVMTAADVDWTFDRLKESPDFKGIFSLFTDVNVIDDHTFDLITSEPYPLVLHTVTYIFPMDSKFYSGTTDDGKDRSELVKHGDSFASRNVSGTGPFVVSEREQGVKMVFDRFDGYWDTETAGNVDQIILTPIKESPTRVAALLSGDVDFIAPVPPTDLARVDENASTDLITMPGTRIITFQMNQDRVEALKDARVRQAIDYAVNNAGIVDRIMRGFGTVGAQASPAGYLGHNPDLAPRFDVEKAKALMAEAGYADGFELTMMAPNNRYVNDDKIAQAVASMLAKINIKVDLQTMPKAQYWPAFDERAADMMMIGWHSDTEDSANFHQFLSHCVDAETGNGQYNSGNFCNAEADMLMAKANAETDSGKRAELLQQMETILYNEAAFIPLHWQNLAWGARKGVHADKIVNALNFPYFGDLVVD; this comes from the coding sequence ATGAACAAATTTATCCGCATTGCTGCGGCAGGTATGATGTCACTCACATTTGGTGCAGTGGCTCAGGCCGATGTCACAGTCAAAGTCGCATACGACGCAGATCCCGTTTCGCTGGACCCGCACGAACAATTGTCTGGCGGCACGCTCCAGTTTTCGCATATGTCATTCGACCCGCTTGTGCGCTGGACCCAGGACCTTCAGTTCGAACCTCGTTTGGCAGAGAGCTGGGAGCAGATCGACGCCACCACCACACGCTTTCACCTGCGGAGTGGTGTTAAATTCCATTCTGGCAACGTGATGACTGCGGCTGATGTCGATTGGACCTTTGATCGCCTGAAAGAAAGCCCTGACTTTAAGGGTATTTTCAGCCTGTTCACCGATGTGAACGTGATCGACGATCATACCTTCGACCTGATCACATCCGAGCCTTATCCGCTGGTATTACACACGGTAACGTACATCTTCCCGATGGACAGCAAATTCTATTCCGGCACCACCGACGACGGCAAGGACCGCTCCGAGCTGGTTAAGCATGGTGATAGTTTTGCGTCGCGCAATGTTTCGGGTACTGGTCCGTTCGTCGTCAGCGAGCGTGAGCAGGGTGTTAAGATGGTGTTTGACCGTTTTGACGGTTACTGGGACACTGAAACCGCTGGTAACGTCGACCAGATTATCCTGACCCCGATCAAGGAAAGCCCCACCCGTGTGGCTGCCCTGTTGTCTGGTGATGTTGACTTCATCGCACCGGTTCCGCCAACCGATCTGGCGCGGGTTGATGAAAACGCAAGCACTGACTTGATCACAATGCCCGGAACCCGGATCATCACCTTCCAGATGAACCAGGACCGTGTCGAAGCGCTTAAAGATGCCCGTGTGCGTCAGGCCATTGATTATGCTGTGAACAATGCAGGTATCGTTGACCGCATCATGCGCGGATTTGGTACTGTCGGCGCCCAAGCAAGCCCAGCTGGTTACCTTGGTCACAATCCTGACTTGGCCCCACGTTTCGACGTTGAAAAAGCCAAGGCTCTGATGGCCGAAGCTGGCTATGCGGATGGGTTCGAACTCACCATGATGGCGCCAAACAACCGCTATGTGAACGATGACAAAATCGCTCAGGCTGTTGCGTCAATGCTGGCAAAAATCAATATCAAGGTTGATCTGCAAACAATGCCCAAGGCCCAGTACTGGCCTGCATTTGATGAGCGCGCAGCAGACATGATGATGATCGGCTGGCATTCGGACACCGAAGATTCGGCTAACTTCCACCAGTTCCTGAGCCATTGCGTCGACGCAGAAACCGGCAATGGTCAGTACAACTCTGGTAACTTCTGTAACGCCGAGGCGGACATGCTGATGGCTAAGGCCAACGCTGAAACAGATTCCGGTAAGCGCGCCGAATTGCTGCAGCAGATGGAAACTATCCTTTACAATGAGGCCGCTTTCATTCCGCTGCATTGGCAGAACCTCGCTTGGGGTGCCCGCAAAGGCGTTCACGCCGACAAGATCGTGAACGCACTCAACTTCCCTTACTTCGGTGACCTTGTCGTCGACTAA
- a CDS encoding ABC transporter ATP-binding protein: MKTPQPLLEIRNLEKRFELDRGFLETLKFRGGKFVQEKRAVHAVNNISLQVAAGEALCVVGESGCGKSTVARLIAGLLSPSAGEIHYDGQRIDNRSRRALMPLRKKMQMIFQNPYASLNPRMTIQQALEEPVRYHNPSLSRGELRDKVAEVMRAVGVDPSWSSRYPHEFSGGQRQRIAIARALTVDPEFIIADEPISALDVSIQAQVLNLMLEAKDQRGLTYLFITHDLSVVQHFGTKVAVLYLGSVCELSDTATLFENPKHPYTRALLSAVPQLKDDHPNHIRLRGEIPTPINMPKGCPFESRCAHANSRCSAEQPRPLQQPDGALVACHAVEEGRLDG; the protein is encoded by the coding sequence ATGAAGACCCCTCAGCCTTTGTTAGAAATTCGCAACCTTGAAAAACGCTTCGAACTTGACCGCGGATTTCTTGAAACGCTTAAATTCCGTGGCGGCAAGTTCGTGCAGGAAAAGCGCGCGGTTCATGCGGTCAACAATATCTCTCTGCAAGTGGCAGCCGGAGAGGCCCTCTGTGTTGTTGGCGAGAGTGGTTGCGGAAAATCTACGGTTGCGCGGCTGATCGCCGGGTTGTTAAGCCCAAGCGCCGGCGAAATTCATTATGATGGTCAACGTATCGACAACCGATCACGTCGGGCCCTGATGCCGCTGCGCAAAAAGATGCAGATGATTTTTCAGAATCCATATGCATCTTTGAACCCTCGCATGACCATCCAGCAGGCGCTTGAAGAGCCCGTGCGATATCATAATCCGTCCCTGTCACGTGGTGAATTGCGCGATAAAGTTGCCGAGGTTATGCGGGCCGTTGGGGTGGATCCTAGCTGGTCCAGCCGTTACCCGCATGAATTCTCTGGCGGTCAACGACAACGGATTGCAATTGCGCGTGCGCTGACAGTAGATCCTGAATTCATCATTGCGGATGAGCCGATCTCAGCACTGGATGTTTCGATTCAAGCACAGGTTCTGAATCTGATGCTGGAGGCCAAGGATCAGCGCGGCCTTACCTATCTGTTCATCACCCATGACCTGAGTGTTGTGCAGCATTTTGGTACAAAAGTTGCGGTGCTCTATTTGGGGTCGGTTTGCGAGTTGTCCGACACGGCGACGTTGTTTGAAAATCCCAAGCATCCCTATACACGTGCCTTGCTTTCGGCAGTGCCACAGTTGAAAGATGATCACCCAAATCATATAAGATTGCGGGGCGAAATTCCGACACCGATCAACATGCCGAAAGGGTGCCCGTTTGAAAGCCGTTGTGCGCATGCCAATAGCCGTTGCTCGGCCGAGCAGCCACGCCCCCTACAACAGCCTGATGGGGCGCTGGTTGCTTGCCACGCGGTCGAAGAAGGGCGTTTGGACGGGTAA
- a CDS encoding ABC transporter ATP-binding protein — protein sequence MSLLSVRDLSVKFAMRDNTVTALNQISFDLAKGERLGIVGESGAGKSITGFALMNLLSRPGFIDSGKITFLGEDIVQMPEAKMRNIRGNKMAMIFQDPMVTLNPVLTIGQQMVETLMAHRKLSKAEAKQIAIVKLREVYIPSPEDRLDQYPHELSGGMRQRIVIAIALLLDPQLIIADEPTTALDVTIQADIMELLLELCQSNKVGLILITHDLGVVSQMTERTLVMYAGRIIEAGRTREIINDPQHPYTQGLINALPQQTKPGQRLKQIPGSMPSLTAIPKGCPFSPRCEFVQDHCLIDAPETVQYANVEVACHEVNRLHNDKAEEIKA from the coding sequence ATGTCCTTGCTTTCTGTACGCGACCTGAGCGTAAAATTCGCCATGCGCGACAATACTGTGACTGCCCTGAATCAGATCAGTTTTGATCTGGCCAAGGGCGAACGCCTGGGCATTGTCGGAGAATCCGGCGCCGGTAAATCCATCACTGGGTTTGCACTGATGAACCTGCTTAGCCGTCCTGGGTTTATAGATTCAGGCAAGATCACGTTTCTGGGCGAGGACATCGTCCAGATGCCCGAGGCCAAGATGCGCAACATCCGCGGCAACAAGATGGCGATGATTTTTCAGGATCCGATGGTTACTCTGAACCCGGTTTTGACCATCGGTCAGCAGATGGTCGAAACCTTGATGGCTCACCGCAAGTTGAGTAAGGCTGAGGCCAAGCAGATTGCGATTGTTAAGTTGCGCGAAGTCTATATTCCGTCGCCCGAGGATCGTCTCGACCAATACCCGCACGAGTTATCAGGCGGGATGCGGCAACGGATTGTCATTGCCATTGCCCTGTTGCTGGATCCACAATTGATCATCGCGGATGAACCAACCACAGCCTTGGATGTGACCATTCAGGCCGACATCATGGAGCTGTTGTTGGAGTTATGCCAATCCAATAAGGTCGGGTTGATTTTGATCACCCACGACCTGGGCGTTGTCAGTCAGATGACCGAACGCACTCTGGTGATGTATGCGGGCCGAATTATCGAAGCCGGACGCACGCGTGAGATCATTAATGATCCACAGCACCCCTATACTCAGGGGTTGATCAATGCCCTGCCTCAACAGACCAAACCTGGTCAGCGGTTGAAACAGATTCCCGGCAGCATGCCCTCCCTGACAGCCATTCCCAAGGGCTGCCCATTCAGCCCACGTTGTGAATTCGTACAAGACCATTGCCTCATCGACGCACCCGAGACAGTGCAGTATGCCAATGTCGAGGTTGCCTGCCATGAAGTTAACCGGCTGCACAATGACAAAGCCGAGGAGATCAAGGCATGA
- a CDS encoding ABC transporter permease → MFAYLVKRVFQAIAVMFVISLIGFAIQDNLGDPLRELVGQSVSEEVRQELRDELGLNDSFLTQYLRFAGNALQGDLGTSYFFKEPALDVILKKLPATMELVLGATIIIIGLSIPVGVYTAIYPNTILSRLIMGVSIIGISIPVFLTAILMIYVFSVEYGWFPSYGRGEIVHVFGPWETNFATVDGWMHILLPSVALASIMLPLFVRLIRAEMMEVLQSEYVKYAKAKGIRPWRIYFVHALKNTLLPVITVGGVQIGTMVAYTILTETVFQWPGMGFMFLEAVNRVDTPLIVAYLIVVGFIFVITNTVVDLIYGLVNPTVNLARMGA, encoded by the coding sequence ATGTTCGCTTACCTTGTGAAACGCGTGTTTCAGGCCATCGCGGTGATGTTCGTCATCTCGTTGATCGGCTTTGCAATTCAGGACAATCTCGGCGACCCGCTGCGTGAGCTTGTCGGGCAATCCGTAAGCGAAGAGGTTCGCCAAGAGCTACGCGACGAACTGGGACTGAATGACAGTTTCCTGACACAGTATCTGCGATTTGCGGGCAACGCATTGCAGGGTGACCTGGGGACCAGCTATTTTTTTAAAGAGCCAGCGCTTGATGTGATCCTCAAAAAGCTCCCGGCTACGATGGAGCTGGTTCTGGGGGCAACAATCATTATTATCGGCCTGTCGATTCCAGTTGGTGTTTATACTGCCATCTACCCTAACACGATCCTCAGTCGGCTTATCATGGGCGTGTCGATCATTGGCATTTCAATTCCAGTGTTTCTGACTGCGATCTTGATGATTTACGTCTTTTCCGTAGAGTATGGCTGGTTTCCTTCCTATGGGCGTGGCGAAATTGTACATGTCTTTGGGCCATGGGAAACAAACTTTGCCACTGTGGATGGCTGGATGCATATTCTGCTGCCCTCCGTAGCACTTGCCTCGATCATGTTGCCGCTGTTCGTGCGTTTGATCCGGGCTGAAATGATGGAAGTGCTGCAAAGCGAATACGTTAAATATGCCAAGGCTAAGGGCATCAGACCTTGGCGTATCTACTTTGTTCATGCGCTCAAAAATACCTTACTGCCGGTGATTACCGTCGGTGGTGTGCAGATCGGAACGATGGTGGCTTATACTATCCTGACCGAAACCGTGTTTCAGTGGCCCGGCATGGGCTTCATGTTCCTGGAAGCCGTGAACCGCGTCGATACGCCCCTCATTGTGGCCTACCTGATTGTCGTCGGGTTCATTTTTGTCATCACCAATACAGTCGTTGACCTGATCTATGGGCTGGTCAATCCCACTGTCAATCTTGCGAGGATGGGCGCATGA
- a CDS encoding LysR family transcriptional regulator: protein MDIAWLRDFEALVAQKNFSRAAEERNVSQPAFSRRIRSLEEEFGVKLINRQTLPLSLTPAGEVFLAQSRIMLRTYEETLERCQIIDAAGENVIRFATSQSLYMTHFKTHIAPLVERGGLEIDLNSTGWAADQFVSALQQRYCDVILTYWHPSMDALAPLGLGNCDFITLTEDSFLPVSKNGANGPLHTLKSDNKKPISLLSYGTVSALRSVVEYALRQQIDGPKMLVVNQSALAISVKAMIMEGFGLGWLPQELCKTELADGRMKVVGGKEYAHHLEIRLYRDKENTKPTLNRLWRDMQALSHKSTD, encoded by the coding sequence TTGGATATAGCCTGGCTTAGAGACTTTGAGGCTTTGGTCGCGCAGAAGAATTTCTCGCGGGCGGCGGAGGAACGCAATGTCAGCCAACCTGCGTTCTCGCGACGTATACGCTCGCTTGAAGAGGAGTTTGGTGTCAAGCTGATCAACCGCCAAACCTTGCCCTTGTCTCTGACACCTGCGGGCGAGGTTTTCCTGGCTCAATCTCGCATCATGTTGCGCACCTACGAAGAAACGCTTGAGCGCTGTCAGATCATTGATGCAGCGGGCGAAAATGTCATTCGGTTTGCGACCTCCCAATCGCTTTATATGACCCATTTCAAAACTCATATCGCCCCGCTGGTGGAAAGAGGTGGCCTTGAGATCGACCTGAACTCTACAGGCTGGGCCGCTGATCAATTCGTTTCCGCATTGCAGCAGCGGTATTGCGATGTGATCTTGACCTATTGGCACCCTTCGATGGATGCGCTCGCCCCATTGGGGCTGGGCAATTGCGACTTCATCACCTTGACCGAAGATTCCTTCTTGCCGGTATCAAAAAATGGGGCAAACGGGCCTCTGCACACACTGAAGAGTGACAATAAAAAACCAATTTCGCTTTTGTCTTACGGCACGGTTTCGGCGCTGCGTTCTGTGGTTGAGTATGCATTGCGGCAGCAAATCGACGGCCCCAAAATGCTGGTGGTAAACCAAAGCGCTCTGGCCATTTCGGTCAAAGCGATGATCATGGAGGGATTTGGTCTGGGCTGGCTGCCGCAAGAATTATGCAAGACTGAGCTGGCGGATGGGCGGATGAAAGTTGTCGGCGGGAAAGAGTATGCCCATCATCTGGAAATCCGTCTGTACCGGGACAAAGAAAACACAAAACCGACCCTGAACAGGCTGTGGCGTGACATGCAGGCCCTGTCACACAAAAGCACAGATTGA
- a CDS encoding ABC transporter permease — protein MSSLSTPTEPSRWSRVWNSNIGYSFRRNPVAIVSLMIFLLIAIMSIFAPLIAPFDPYDLGQIDIMNSEYPPLWVDGADAQFIFGTDDQGRDLWSTILYGTRLSLLIGICAVALQAFLGISIGLIAGYVGGRTDSLLMRLADIQLSFSTLMVAIIFLAVTQAMFGSETFNQYAIYFLIAVIGVAEWPQYARTVRATVLAEKKKEYVDSARVLGFGPGRIMVRHILPNSLSPIFVISTVQVANAIISEASLSFLGLGMPPSQPSLGSLISSGFDYIFSGSWWITAIPGIVLVVLVLVINLLGDWLRDALNPKLYKG, from the coding sequence ATGAGCAGCCTGAGCACCCCAACGGAACCGTCGCGCTGGTCGCGGGTCTGGAATTCGAACATTGGCTACAGCTTCCGGCGCAACCCGGTCGCGATTGTGTCGCTGATGATCTTTCTGTTGATCGCGATCATGTCCATTTTCGCCCCGCTGATTGCACCATTCGATCCCTATGACCTCGGGCAGATCGACATTATGAATAGTGAATACCCTCCTCTCTGGGTGGATGGGGCCGATGCGCAGTTTATCTTTGGCACCGATGATCAGGGACGTGATCTGTGGTCAACGATCCTCTACGGGACACGGCTTTCGTTGTTGATCGGTATTTGCGCCGTCGCATTGCAAGCATTTCTGGGTATTTCGATTGGTCTGATTGCCGGCTATGTCGGTGGACGGACTGACAGCCTTCTGATGCGACTGGCTGATATTCAACTTTCGTTTTCGACGCTGATGGTGGCGATTATCTTCCTTGCCGTCACGCAGGCCATGTTTGGTTCTGAGACTTTCAACCAATATGCGATCTACTTCTTGATCGCAGTCATTGGCGTTGCCGAGTGGCCGCAGTATGCGCGTACTGTGCGCGCCACGGTGCTGGCTGAGAAAAAGAAAGAGTATGTCGACAGCGCCCGGGTGCTGGGGTTTGGCCCCGGCCGTATCATGGTTCGCCATATCCTTCCCAATTCGCTGTCACCAATCTTTGTGATTTCCACCGTTCAAGTGGCCAATGCGATCATTTCTGAGGCTTCGCTGTCTTTTCTGGGGCTGGGCATGCCGCCGAGCCAACCATCCCTTGGATCGCTGATTTCCTCGGGGTTTGACTACATCTTTTCGGGAAGCTGGTGGATCACTGCCATCCCCGGCATCGTGCTGGTGGTTCTGGTTCTGGTGATCAATCTACTGGGTGACTGGCTGCGTGATGCCTTGAACCCCAAACTGTATAAAGGATAA
- a CDS encoding nuclear transport factor 2 family protein: MGNFQTEKQLVRDFYAALDGADSTVLPETMQRYCSADLKWHGFHPFDEIQGPEAVADQFWTPLRQSLTRLQRRMDIFMAGTNMLGADDGVWVSSTGHLMGLFDQSWLGIQPTGKMAFLRYSAFHKVENGKITETAMYFDIPHLMMQAGLQPFPPQTAAHLVQPGPATHDGLLFDAQPAGEGEKTLAAINAMISDLGQWDSGLTLEQELAQTWCDDMIWWGPAGIGATYTIERYAKQHSGPFRASFTDRSKTKHICRMAEGHYGGFFGWPNFTAVPSGGFMGMPATQKAGEFRVIDIYRRAGDKLAENWIFIDLLHFWKQQGVDILARMAEVPRT; this comes from the coding sequence ATGGGTAACTTTCAGACAGAAAAACAGTTGGTACGCGATTTTTACGCGGCGCTAGACGGAGCCGATTCGACAGTGTTGCCGGAAACAATGCAGCGGTATTGCTCGGCAGATTTGAAATGGCACGGCTTTCACCCGTTTGATGAAATTCAGGGGCCAGAGGCCGTGGCAGATCAATTCTGGACACCGCTTCGACAAAGTCTGACCCGCCTTCAAAGGCGGATGGATATCTTTATGGCAGGCACCAACATGCTTGGCGCCGACGATGGAGTCTGGGTCAGCTCAACAGGGCACCTGATGGGGCTGTTTGATCAGTCTTGGCTGGGAATACAGCCGACAGGCAAGATGGCGTTCCTGCGCTACAGCGCCTTTCACAAGGTTGAGAATGGCAAGATCACTGAAACAGCAATGTACTTTGATATTCCGCACCTGATGATGCAGGCAGGGCTGCAACCCTTTCCACCACAAACGGCGGCGCATCTGGTGCAACCTGGCCCGGCAACGCACGACGGCTTGTTGTTTGATGCGCAGCCCGCCGGAGAGGGAGAGAAAACCCTCGCTGCGATCAACGCCATGATCTCGGATCTGGGGCAATGGGACAGTGGCCTGACGCTCGAACAGGAGCTGGCACAGACTTGGTGTGACGATATGATATGGTGGGGGCCAGCCGGTATTGGTGCCACTTATACGATCGAGCGCTATGCAAAGCAGCACTCGGGTCCGTTTCGCGCTTCATTCACCGATAGGTCAAAAACCAAACATATCTGCCGAATGGCCGAGGGCCACTATGGCGGTTTCTTTGGCTGGCCGAATTTCACGGCTGTGCCGTCGGGCGGGTTTATGGGAATGCCAGCAACGCAAAAGGCCGGTGAGTTTCGGGTTATCGATATTTATCGCCGTGCCGGAGACAAACTTGCTGAGAACTGGATTTTTATAGATCTGCTGCATTTCTGGAAGCAGCAGGGTGTTGATATACTTGCCCGGATGGCGGAAGTTCCAAGGACTTGA
- a CDS encoding NADPH:quinone reductase, with the protein MRAIVYSEFGPATDVLSLEDLPTPEPAKGEVLVRLKATGVNPSDVRARAGGRPGITKPPFAQIVPHSDGAGIIEAVGDGVSPDRIGERVWIWNGQWQRAYGTAAEYIALPQDQAVHLPDNTTFEQGAVLGIPALTATHAVLGYGPVAGKTILISGGAGTVGRLAVQIAVAAGARVIATARGEAQLDAARRAGATDVFDYSARDLADLILAATGGQPIDHIVEVEFGKNIDTNTAIIASRGRIVTYGSAQAMAPTLPYYPLLFKAVSIDLVLVYLLTAQERATAIEHLTAMLDQNALDLRISQTLPLEDCAQAHDIIATGARAGSIILTM; encoded by the coding sequence ATGCGCGCCATCGTCTATTCCGAATTCGGTCCTGCAACCGATGTGCTGAGTCTTGAGGACCTCCCCACCCCGGAACCAGCCAAAGGCGAAGTTCTGGTTCGCTTGAAGGCCACTGGGGTCAACCCGTCTGATGTCCGGGCGCGCGCAGGGGGGCGGCCCGGCATAACCAAGCCGCCGTTTGCGCAGATTGTCCCGCACAGCGACGGGGCCGGTATTATCGAGGCCGTTGGGGATGGTGTGTCGCCTGACCGGATCGGTGAACGGGTGTGGATCTGGAACGGACAGTGGCAGCGCGCTTATGGCACAGCGGCGGAATACATCGCGCTACCACAGGATCAGGCGGTGCATCTGCCGGATAACACTACATTCGAGCAAGGGGCTGTACTGGGCATTCCCGCGCTGACCGCGACACATGCGGTTCTTGGCTATGGTCCGGTTGCTGGAAAGACAATCTTAATCAGTGGCGGTGCCGGAACCGTGGGCCGTCTGGCAGTTCAGATCGCAGTGGCCGCGGGCGCGCGGGTCATTGCCACCGCTCGGGGTGAGGCTCAATTGGACGCCGCCCGCCGGGCTGGGGCAACGGACGTCTTTGATTATTCAGCGCGGGATCTGGCAGACCTTATTCTGGCCGCTACTGGGGGGCAGCCGATTGATCACATTGTCGAGGTCGAGTTCGGCAAAAACATCGACACCAATACCGCGATCATCGCCAGCCGGGGCCGAATTGTGACTTATGGGTCCGCGCAGGCGATGGCGCCAACACTGCCCTATTACCCGCTACTGTTCAAAGCAGTCTCGATCGATTTGGTGCTGGTCTACCTGCTCACGGCACAAGAACGGGCTACGGCCATAGAACATTTAACTGCCATGTTGGACCAGAATGCGCTGGATTTACGTATTTCGCAGACTTTACCTCTAGAAGACTGCGCGCAGGCCCATGACATTATCGCTACCGGAGCCCGCGCCGGGTCGATCATTTTGACTATGTAA
- a CDS encoding ABC transporter ATP-binding protein, producing the protein MAEIQLRNVGKRWGSFVGVENFDLTIADKEFLVLLGPSGCGKTTTMRMIAGLEDASEGEILIDGKTVNDLEPKDRDVAMVFQSYALYPNMNVYENIRFPLKVRGVDASTHDQKVRRASAMVELDDFLHRKPAELSGGQRQRVALARAIVREPNVFLMDEPLSNLDAKLRVSTRAQIKNLSHELAVTTIYVTHDQIEAMTLADRVVVMKKGVVQQVGSPTDIYDTPANTFVASFIGSPAMNLMEGEVTNGTFRTELVEITGLAIPDGSLTLGFRAEDASLAADGSGQINAPIYTMELLGDATMISVRVGGALVSVKADKNFRAEIGDMVSITVPPEICHLFDGQTGERIKT; encoded by the coding sequence ATGGCCGAAATTCAACTGCGTAATGTAGGAAAGCGCTGGGGATCTTTTGTTGGGGTCGAGAACTTTGACCTGACCATTGCCGACAAAGAGTTCCTTGTTCTTCTTGGACCATCAGGATGTGGCAAGACGACGACAATGCGTATGATCGCCGGGCTCGAGGACGCCTCGGAGGGGGAAATCCTGATCGACGGAAAGACCGTCAACGATCTTGAGCCCAAAGACCGCGATGTCGCAATGGTGTTCCAGAGCTATGCGCTTTATCCCAACATGAACGTCTATGAAAACATCCGTTTCCCTCTCAAGGTCCGCGGTGTCGACGCCTCTACCCACGATCAAAAAGTACGTCGCGCCAGCGCTATGGTGGAACTGGATGACTTTCTGCACCGCAAACCTGCGGAACTGTCCGGCGGTCAGCGCCAGCGTGTTGCATTGGCGCGTGCTATTGTACGGGAACCAAATGTTTTCCTAATGGACGAACCGCTGTCGAACCTCGACGCCAAGCTGCGTGTATCAACCCGTGCGCAGATCAAAAATCTGTCGCATGAACTGGCCGTTACAACAATCTATGTGACCCATGACCAAATCGAAGCCATGACCTTGGCCGACCGTGTTGTGGTGATGAAAAAGGGCGTGGTTCAGCAAGTCGGTAGCCCAACCGACATCTACGACACGCCAGCGAATACCTTTGTCGCCAGCTTTATCGGCAGCCCCGCAATGAACCTTATGGAAGGTGAAGTCACGAATGGCACCTTCCGCACCGAGCTTGTCGAAATCACTGGTCTGGCAATCCCTGATGGTTCGCTAACACTTGGTTTTCGCGCCGAAGATGCCTCCCTTGCGGCAGACGGCAGCGGACAGATCAACGCACCAATCTACACAATGGAGCTGTTAGGCGACGCGACAATGATTTCGGTCCGCGTTGGCGGCGCGCTTGTCTCGGTTAAGGCCGACAAAAATTTCCGCGCCGAAATCGGTGACATGGTGTCCATCACTGTGCCGCCTGAAATCTGCCACTTGTTCGACGGTCAAACGGGTGAGCGGATTAAGACCTGA